From the genome of Blautia pseudococcoides, one region includes:
- the pflA gene encoding pyruvate formate-lyase-activating protein, which produces MSAFSSRKGSIHSIESFGSVDGPGVRFVIFLQGCRMRCQFCHNPDTWSTSSMDMMSADEVLGQALRYKAYWGDKGGITVSGGEPLLQMDFLLELFTKAKEEGVHTVLDTSGNPFSRHDPFFHKFSRLMEATDLLLLDIKQIDSAKHKILTGCSNENILDMAGYLAEINKPVWIRHVLVPERNDYDEDLIRLDAFVKGLGNVQRFEVLPYHTLGVFKWQDMRIPYPLQGIDPPTKERVENANRLLHTSEYTGYLNA; this is translated from the coding sequence ATGAGCGCATTTAGTTCGAGAAAAGGCTCCATCCATTCGATCGAAAGCTTTGGTTCCGTGGACGGGCCAGGGGTCCGGTTTGTGATTTTTCTGCAGGGCTGCAGGATGCGCTGCCAGTTCTGCCACAATCCGGATACCTGGAGCACCAGCTCCATGGATATGATGTCAGCAGATGAGGTGTTAGGGCAGGCTCTGCGCTATAAAGCCTACTGGGGAGACAAAGGCGGAATAACCGTCAGCGGCGGGGAACCGCTGCTCCAGATGGACTTTTTGCTGGAGCTTTTTACAAAGGCTAAGGAAGAAGGGGTGCATACGGTCCTGGATACTTCCGGAAATCCGTTTTCCAGGCACGACCCGTTTTTCCATAAATTCAGCCGCCTTATGGAAGCCACGGATTTACTTCTCCTTGACATCAAACAGATTGACAGCGCAAAGCATAAAATCCTGACAGGATGCAGCAACGAAAACATCCTTGATATGGCTGGATATCTGGCCGAAATCAACAAGCCTGTATGGATTCGCCACGTTCTCGTGCCGGAACGGAACGATTATGACGAAGACCTGATACGGCTGGACGCATTTGTAAAAGGCCTGGGCAATGTTCAGCGCTTTGAAGTGCTGCCATACCATACGCTGGGGGTTTTTAAATGGCAGGATATGCGCATCCCTTATCCCCTGCAGGGGATTGACCCTCCCACGAAAGAGCGGGTGGAGAATGCCAACCGGCTGCTTCATACAAGTGAATATACAGGTTATCTGAACGCATAG
- a CDS encoding LysR family transcriptional regulator codes for MYNHMLDTFLAVADCGSFTKAAAHLYISPTAVMKQMNALENHLDVKLVERTPSGVRLTAAGNVIYRDAKFLINYSQKSLASAKAALHANDTTFCIGTSLLNPAKPFMDLWYRVNKEFPAYKLHLVPFEDDHEGILTEIEQLGKKFDFLIGVCDSKEWLSRCNFLPLGRYRKMIAVSREHPLAGKEQIHIEDLYGETLMMVARGDSGVNDFLRSDLEKHHPQIRIEDTPPFYDLSVFNRCAETGNILLTIECWQEVHPGLVSIPVNWDYSIPYGLLYSFDAPDDVCRFAETVKNLI; via the coding sequence ATGTATAACCACATGCTGGATACCTTTCTAGCGGTTGCTGACTGCGGCAGTTTTACCAAGGCGGCTGCCCACTTGTATATCTCTCCCACCGCTGTTATGAAGCAGATGAATGCCCTGGAAAATCATCTGGATGTAAAACTGGTAGAGCGCACCCCATCCGGCGTCCGTCTGACGGCTGCGGGAAATGTTATTTACCGGGACGCCAAATTCCTGATCAACTATTCCCAAAAGTCCCTTGCGAGCGCCAAAGCTGCCCTCCATGCAAATGATACTACTTTCTGCATCGGCACCTCTCTTTTAAACCCGGCAAAGCCATTTATGGATCTATGGTATCGCGTGAACAAGGAGTTTCCTGCGTATAAGCTGCATCTGGTTCCTTTTGAAGATGATCATGAGGGGATTTTGACTGAAATAGAACAGTTGGGAAAAAAATTCGATTTTCTGATCGGTGTGTGTGATTCCAAGGAGTGGCTTTCCCGCTGCAACTTCCTCCCTCTCGGGCGATACCGAAAAATGATCGCCGTATCCAGGGAACATCCATTGGCAGGTAAAGAACAGATCCATATAGAAGATTTATATGGTGAAACATTGATGATGGTTGCGCGCGGAGATTCCGGCGTCAATGACTTTCTGCGCAGCGATTTAGAAAAACACCATCCTCAGATCAGAATAGAGGACACCCCTCCGTTTTATGATTTATCGGTGTTTAACCGCTGCGCAGAAACCGGAAATATTCTCCTCACCATTGAATGCTGGCAGGAAGTCCATCCGGGACTTGTGTCTATTCCGGTAAATTGGGATTATAGTATCCCTTATGGTCTGCTGTATAGTTTTGATGCGCCTGATGACGTCTGCAGGTTTGCAGAAACGGTAAAAAATCTCATATAG
- a CDS encoding putative manganese transporter: MILDVILDALLDTAKLIPFLFLTYLVMEYLEHKTKNKSKQIMQKSGHFGPLIGGVAGAFPQCGFSAAAASLYSGGVISAGTLLAIFLSTSDEMLPIFISESVAAGTILRILGLKVVLGAVSGSAIDVLWRFGGKKRREREEHNHIHREHHEKDIHDLCESEHCHCENGSIIKSAFLHTLQITVFIFLISLVIGFCVELVGSDKIGYFISTKPVVGVFLAALVGLIPNCASSVVITQLYLTGILGAGQMMAGLLVGAGVGILVLCRTNKGVKENLGLIGILYGTGVFWGILIEMLGIVL; this comes from the coding sequence ATGATACTCGACGTGATTTTAGATGCTTTGCTGGATACAGCCAAGCTGATTCCTTTCCTGTTCCTGACTTATCTGGTCATGGAATATCTGGAACATAAAACAAAGAATAAGTCTAAGCAGATCATGCAAAAGTCAGGGCATTTTGGGCCTCTCATTGGCGGTGTGGCAGGTGCGTTTCCCCAGTGTGGGTTCTCAGCCGCTGCAGCCAGCCTTTACTCCGGAGGCGTCATATCAGCGGGAACTCTGCTGGCTATTTTTCTTTCCACTTCAGATGAAATGCTTCCTATCTTTATCTCCGAATCTGTGGCAGCAGGTACAATCCTGCGGATCCTGGGTCTGAAAGTTGTTCTTGGAGCTGTATCCGGGTCTGCCATTGATGTATTATGGCGTTTTGGCGGCAAGAAGAGGAGAGAGCGGGAAGAACATAATCATATACACAGGGAACATCATGAGAAAGATATCCATGATCTGTGCGAATCCGAACACTGCCATTGTGAGAACGGCAGCATTATCAAATCGGCTTTTTTACACACGCTTCAGATTACGGTCTTCATCTTTCTCATATCCCTGGTGATCGGATTCTGCGTGGAATTGGTGGGAAGTGACAAGATCGGATACTTTATCAGCACAAAACCGGTTGTTGGTGTGTTTTTGGCCGCACTGGTAGGACTGATCCCTAACTGTGCCTCCTCTGTGGTGATCACCCAACTCTACCTGACCGGTATTCTGGGAGCCGGACAGATGATGGCGGGACTTCTGGTAGGCGCGGGCGTAGGTATTCTGGTGCTCTGCAGAACCAATAAGGGAGTGAAAGAAAACCTGGGACTCATAGGGATTTTATACGGAACAGGCGTGTTCTGGGGAATTCTGATAGAGATGCTGGGAATTGTACTGTGA
- a CDS encoding cold-shock protein, whose protein sequence is MNKGTVKWFNSEKGFGFITGEDGSDVFVHFSGINCDGYKSLDDGQAVTYDLTQGNRGMQAVNVCAA, encoded by the coding sequence ATGAATAAAGGTACAGTAAAATGGTTTAACTCAGAAAAAGGGTTCGGATTTATTACAGGGGAAGACGGATCTGATGTATTCGTACATTTCTCAGGGATCAATTGCGATGGTTACAAATCTCTTGACGACGGCCAGGCCGTAACTTATGATTTAACTCAGGGAAACCGCGGTATGCAGGCTGTTAATGTTTGTGCCGCTTAA
- a CDS encoding AAA family ATPase gives MPVFDFSNSDNKKKSEFQCTYTVFRSNENTASPDRPILLLDNHERKWKHHSCGVFANQNQQTAFEFKEEDKTVSADILQIDARFVSLIHWLGDNHINVRLSGENREDGYAVYKIREIAFGGGTKLSAEDGFLQFMIERLLAGSAPVEENEDEDQEETGDSMKLTSLQSITDFMTCAGKTMPDNIRLWARRNLAVARSHEVSPEERRHAQRALSIMMNIQWKNNYFEAIDPEKARRILDEELYGMERVKQRIMETIIQINRTHTLPAYGILLVGPAGTGKSQIAYAVARILKLPWTTLDMSSINDPEQLTGSSRIYANAKPGIIMEAFSMAGESNLVFIINELDKASSGKGNGNPADVLLTLLDNLGFTDNYIECMVPTVGVYPIATANDKEQISAPLMSRFAVIDIPDYTAEEKKIIFSRYALPKVLGRMGLQEKECVVTEEAYDAVVEKYADTTGIRDLEQAAEHMAANALYQIEVNHLSKVVFDAEMVRSLLE, from the coding sequence ATGCCAGTATTTGATTTCAGCAATTCGGACAATAAAAAGAAGAGTGAGTTTCAGTGTACATACACCGTGTTTCGTTCCAATGAGAATACAGCCTCCCCGGACAGGCCCATTCTGCTTCTGGACAACCATGAGCGGAAATGGAAGCACCATTCCTGCGGTGTTTTTGCCAATCAGAATCAGCAGACGGCCTTTGAATTTAAGGAGGAGGATAAAACGGTCAGTGCAGATATTCTGCAGATAGATGCCCGCTTTGTCAGCCTGATCCACTGGCTGGGTGATAACCACATCAATGTGCGCCTGTCCGGCGAGAACAGGGAAGACGGCTATGCGGTTTACAAGATTCGGGAGATCGCTTTTGGTGGGGGAACCAAGCTTTCCGCTGAGGATGGTTTTCTGCAGTTTATGATAGAAAGATTATTGGCAGGCAGTGCGCCTGTGGAGGAGAATGAGGACGAAGACCAGGAGGAGACCGGCGACAGTATGAAACTCACCAGTCTGCAGAGCATCACAGACTTCATGACCTGTGCAGGTAAGACTATGCCGGACAATATCCGCCTTTGGGCAAGGAGAAATCTGGCTGTTGCCCGCTCTCATGAGGTATCCCCTGAGGAGAGGCGCCATGCCCAGCGTGCACTTTCCATCATGATGAATATCCAGTGGAAGAACAATTATTTTGAGGCTATTGATCCTGAAAAAGCGCGCAGAATTCTGGATGAAGAGCTTTACGGTATGGAGCGGGTGAAACAGCGGATCATGGAGACGATCATACAGATCAACCGTACCCATACCCTTCCGGCATACGGCATTTTACTGGTGGGACCTGCCGGAACGGGAAAATCCCAGATTGCTTATGCGGTTGCACGTATATTAAAACTGCCGTGGACAACGCTGGATATGAGTTCTATCAACGACCCGGAACAGTTGACCGGAAGTTCCCGTATCTATGCAAATGCAAAGCCGGGAATTATTATGGAGGCTTTCTCCATGGCAGGTGAATCCAACCTTGTCTTTATTATCAACGAACTGGATAAGGCCTCTTCGGGAAAAGGCAATGGAAATCCGGCAGATGTCCTTCTGACACTTCTTGATAACCTGGGCTTTACAGACAATTATATTGAATGTATGGTTCCCACTGTTGGCGTATATCCCATAGCCACAGCCAATGATAAGGAGCAGATCAGTGCACCGCTCATGTCGCGTTTTGCTGTCATTGATATTCCGGATTATACGGCGGAAGAGAAGAAAATTATTTTCTCCCGGTATGCCCTGCCAAAAGTCCTGGGGCGCATGGGCCTGCAGGAAAAGGAATGCGTTGTAACGGAAGAAGCTTATGACGCAGTTGTGGAAAAATATGCGGACACTACCGGTATCCGTGATCTGGAGCAGGCAGCAGAGCATATGGCAGCCAATGCGTTGTATCAGATTGAAGTGAATCATTTGTCAAAAGTAGTTTTTGATGCGGAGATGGTGCGGAGTCTGCTGGAATAA